A DNA window from Acomys russatus chromosome 7, mAcoRus1.1, whole genome shotgun sequence contains the following coding sequences:
- the Kcnc1 gene encoding potassium voltage-gated channel subfamily C member 1 isoform X1, producing MGQGDESERIVINVGGTRHQTYRSTLRTLPGTRLAWLAEPDAHSHFDYDPRADEFFFDRHPGVFAHILNYYRTGKLHCPADVCGPLYEEELAFWGIDETDVEPCCWMTYRQHRDAEEALDSFGGAPLDNSADDADADGPGDSGDGEDELEMTKRLALSDSPDGRPGGFWRRWQPRIWALFEDPYSSRYARYVAFASLFFILVSITTFCLETHERFNPIVNKTEIENVRNGTQVRYYREAETEAFLTYIEGVCVIWFTFEFLMRVIFCPNKVEFIKNSLNIIDFVAILPFYLEVGLSGLSSKAAKDVLGFLRVVRFVRILRIFKLTRHFVGLRVLGHTLRASTNEFLLLIIFLALGVLIFATMIYYAERIGAQPNDPSASEHTHFKNIPIGFWWAVVTMTTLGYGDMYPQTWSGMLVGALCALAGVLTIAMPVPVIVNNFGMYYSLAMAKQKLPKKKKKHIPRPPQLGSPNYCKSVVNSPHHSTQSDTCPLAQEEILEINRADSKLNGEVAKAALANEDCPHIDQALTPDEGLPFTRSGTRERYGPCFLLSTGEYACPPGGGLRKGLQVQSRSRDFTCPPKEGRERGC from the exons ATGGGCCAAGGGGACGAGAGCGAGCGCATCGTGATCAACGTGGGCGGCACGCGCCACCAGACGTACCGCTCGACGCTGCGCACGCTGCCCGGCACGCGGCTTGCCTGGCTGGCGGAGCCGGACGCCCACAGCCACTTCGACTATGACCCGCGCGCCGACGAGTTCTTCTTCGACCGCCACCCGGGCGTCTTCGCTCACATCCTGAACTATTACCGCACTGGCAAGCTACACTGCCCGGCCGACGTGTGCGGGCCGCTGTACGAGGAGGAACTGGCCTTCTGGGGCATCGACGAGACAGACGTGGAGCCGTGCTGCTGGATGACGTATCGCCAGCACCGCGACGCTGAGGAGGCGTTGGACAGCTTTGGCGGTGCGCCCTTGGACAACAGCGCCGACGACGCGGACGCCGACGGCCCAGGCGACTCGGGCGACGGTGAGGACGAGCTGGAGATGACCAAGAGACTGGCGCTCAGTGACTCCCCAGATGGTCGGCCTGGCGGCTTCTGGCGCCGCTGGCAGCCGCGCATCTGGGCGCTGTTCGAGGACCCCTACTCATCCCGCTATGCGCGG TATGTGGCCTTTGCCTCCCTCTTCTTCATCCTGGTCTCCATCACAACCTTCTGCCTGGAGACCCACGAGCGCTTCAACCCCATCGTGAACAAGACGGAAATCGAAAATGTTCGAAACGGCACGCAGGTGCGGTACTACCGGGAAGCGGAGACCGAGGCTTTCCTCACCTACATCGAGGGCGTCTGCGTGATCTGGTTCACCTTTGAATTCCTCATGCGCGTCATATTCTGTCCCAACAAGGTGGAGTTCATCAAGAACTCGCTCAACATCATTGACTTTGTGGCCATCCTCCCCTTCTACCTGGAGGTGGGCCTCAGCGGCCTGTCCTCTAAAGCTGCCAAGGACGTCCTGGGCTTCCTGCGTGTCGTCCGCTTCGTGCGCATCCTGCGCATCTTCAAGCTGACCCGCCACTTTGTGGGCCTGCGCGTCCTGGGCCACACGCTCCGTGCCAGCACCAATGAGTTCCTGCTGCTCATCATTTTCCTGGCCCTGGGCGTGCTCATCTTTGCCACCATGATCTACTACGCCGAGAGGATAGGGGCGCAGCCCAATGACCCCAGCGCCAGCgagcacacacactttaaaaatatcccCATCGGCTTCTGGTGGGCTGTGGTTACCATGACGACGCTGGGCTATGGAGACATGTATCCTCAGACGTGGTCTGGGATGCTGGTGGGAGCACTGTGCGCCCTAGCTGGTGTGCTGACCATCGCCATGCCGGTGCCCGTCATCGTGAACAATTTTGGGATGTACTACTCTCTAGCCATGGCTAAGCAGAAGctaccaaagaaaaaaaagaagcatatcCCGCGGCCGCCACAGCTGGGATCTCCCAATTATTGTAAATCTGTCGTAAACTCTCCTCACCACAGTACTCAGAGTGACACATGTCCGCTGGCCCAGgaagaaattttagaaattaacaGAGCAG ATTCCAAACTGAATGGGGAGGTGGCGAAGGCCGCGCTGGCGAACGAAGACTGCCCCCACATAGACCAGGCCCTCACTCCCGATGAGGGCCTGCCCTTTACCCGCTCGGGCACCCGCGAGAGATACGGACCCTGCTTCCTCTTATCCACCGGGGAGTACGCGTGCCCACCTGGTGGAGGATTGAGAAAGG GTCTGCAGGTGCAGAGCAGAAGTAGGGACTTCACCTGTCCCCCCAAGGAGGGACGAGAAAGAGGCTGCTAG
- the Kcnc1 gene encoding potassium voltage-gated channel subfamily C member 1 isoform X2, whose amino-acid sequence MGQGDESERIVINVGGTRHQTYRSTLRTLPGTRLAWLAEPDAHSHFDYDPRADEFFFDRHPGVFAHILNYYRTGKLHCPADVCGPLYEEELAFWGIDETDVEPCCWMTYRQHRDAEEALDSFGGAPLDNSADDADADGPGDSGDGEDELEMTKRLALSDSPDGRPGGFWRRWQPRIWALFEDPYSSRYARYVAFASLFFILVSITTFCLETHERFNPIVNKTEIENVRNGTQVRYYREAETEAFLTYIEGVCVIWFTFEFLMRVIFCPNKVEFIKNSLNIIDFVAILPFYLEVGLSGLSSKAAKDVLGFLRVVRFVRILRIFKLTRHFVGLRVLGHTLRASTNEFLLLIIFLALGVLIFATMIYYAERIGAQPNDPSASEHTHFKNIPIGFWWAVVTMTTLGYGDMYPQTWSGMLVGALCALAGVLTIAMPVPVIVNNFGMYYSLAMAKQKLPKKKKKHIPRPPQLGSPNYCKSVVNSPHHSTQSDTCPLAQEEILEINRADSKLNGEVAKAALANEDCPHIDQALTPDEGLPFTRSGTRERYGPCFLLSTGEYACPPGGGLRKDLCKESSVIAKYMPTEAVRVT is encoded by the exons ATGGGCCAAGGGGACGAGAGCGAGCGCATCGTGATCAACGTGGGCGGCACGCGCCACCAGACGTACCGCTCGACGCTGCGCACGCTGCCCGGCACGCGGCTTGCCTGGCTGGCGGAGCCGGACGCCCACAGCCACTTCGACTATGACCCGCGCGCCGACGAGTTCTTCTTCGACCGCCACCCGGGCGTCTTCGCTCACATCCTGAACTATTACCGCACTGGCAAGCTACACTGCCCGGCCGACGTGTGCGGGCCGCTGTACGAGGAGGAACTGGCCTTCTGGGGCATCGACGAGACAGACGTGGAGCCGTGCTGCTGGATGACGTATCGCCAGCACCGCGACGCTGAGGAGGCGTTGGACAGCTTTGGCGGTGCGCCCTTGGACAACAGCGCCGACGACGCGGACGCCGACGGCCCAGGCGACTCGGGCGACGGTGAGGACGAGCTGGAGATGACCAAGAGACTGGCGCTCAGTGACTCCCCAGATGGTCGGCCTGGCGGCTTCTGGCGCCGCTGGCAGCCGCGCATCTGGGCGCTGTTCGAGGACCCCTACTCATCCCGCTATGCGCGG TATGTGGCCTTTGCCTCCCTCTTCTTCATCCTGGTCTCCATCACAACCTTCTGCCTGGAGACCCACGAGCGCTTCAACCCCATCGTGAACAAGACGGAAATCGAAAATGTTCGAAACGGCACGCAGGTGCGGTACTACCGGGAAGCGGAGACCGAGGCTTTCCTCACCTACATCGAGGGCGTCTGCGTGATCTGGTTCACCTTTGAATTCCTCATGCGCGTCATATTCTGTCCCAACAAGGTGGAGTTCATCAAGAACTCGCTCAACATCATTGACTTTGTGGCCATCCTCCCCTTCTACCTGGAGGTGGGCCTCAGCGGCCTGTCCTCTAAAGCTGCCAAGGACGTCCTGGGCTTCCTGCGTGTCGTCCGCTTCGTGCGCATCCTGCGCATCTTCAAGCTGACCCGCCACTTTGTGGGCCTGCGCGTCCTGGGCCACACGCTCCGTGCCAGCACCAATGAGTTCCTGCTGCTCATCATTTTCCTGGCCCTGGGCGTGCTCATCTTTGCCACCATGATCTACTACGCCGAGAGGATAGGGGCGCAGCCCAATGACCCCAGCGCCAGCgagcacacacactttaaaaatatcccCATCGGCTTCTGGTGGGCTGTGGTTACCATGACGACGCTGGGCTATGGAGACATGTATCCTCAGACGTGGTCTGGGATGCTGGTGGGAGCACTGTGCGCCCTAGCTGGTGTGCTGACCATCGCCATGCCGGTGCCCGTCATCGTGAACAATTTTGGGATGTACTACTCTCTAGCCATGGCTAAGCAGAAGctaccaaagaaaaaaaagaagcatatcCCGCGGCCGCCACAGCTGGGATCTCCCAATTATTGTAAATCTGTCGTAAACTCTCCTCACCACAGTACTCAGAGTGACACATGTCCGCTGGCCCAGgaagaaattttagaaattaacaGAGCAG ATTCCAAACTGAATGGGGAGGTGGCGAAGGCCGCGCTGGCGAACGAAGACTGCCCCCACATAGACCAGGCCCTCACTCCCGATGAGGGCCTGCCCTTTACCCGCTCGGGCACCCGCGAGAGATACGGACCCTGCTTCCTCTTATCCACCGGGGAGTACGCGTGCCCACCTGGTGGAGGATTGAGAAAGG ATCTTTGCAAAGAAAGCTCTGTCATTGCTAAGTATATGCCGACAGAGGCTGTGAGAGTGACTTGA